In one Chitinophaga sancti genomic region, the following are encoded:
- a CDS encoding sensor histidine kinase: MEKHWLFRYRLYHLPFWVMYHYAWWVVSYGDPLRAANSILFTPHAVEFAFYVVFQAVAVYFNLYYLIPHYLQKGKNAAYMGYLALTLVTATLCIVGGYYLIPAPSDLCFWGFVGKVLPSTIASMTLAMSIKLAKHWMKTKERQQLLEKEKLETELRFLRNQFNPHFLFNSINSIFFLIHKNPDVASASLAKFSELLRHQLYECNEHHIPLDKEINFLENFIELEKLRQNKNTRIQVHFTDKPVPQLTIAPFILMTFIENAFKHVSGNEANWINIYLELEGETLVFRVSNSTTDKACSEYSGIGLQNVKRRLDLLYPNAYCLEIKESTDHFSVQLQITSFSGNAVETLPLAI; encoded by the coding sequence ATGGAAAAGCATTGGTTATTTCGTTACAGGCTCTACCATCTGCCATTCTGGGTCATGTATCATTATGCCTGGTGGGTGGTGTCTTACGGCGATCCGCTCAGGGCGGCCAATTCCATCCTGTTCACACCACATGCCGTCGAGTTCGCCTTTTATGTCGTCTTCCAGGCAGTAGCCGTGTATTTCAATTTATATTATCTCATTCCCCACTACCTCCAGAAAGGTAAGAACGCTGCCTACATGGGCTACCTGGCCCTCACCCTGGTCACAGCAACACTATGTATAGTAGGCGGATATTATTTAATACCGGCCCCCAGCGATCTTTGCTTTTGGGGTTTTGTAGGCAAAGTCCTGCCCAGTACCATCGCCAGCATGACCCTGGCCATGAGTATCAAACTCGCGAAGCACTGGATGAAAACAAAAGAAAGACAACAATTACTGGAAAAAGAAAAACTGGAAACGGAACTCAGGTTCCTCCGTAACCAGTTTAATCCACATTTCCTGTTCAACAGCATTAATTCCATCTTCTTTCTCATCCATAAAAACCCGGATGTCGCCAGCGCTTCACTCGCTAAATTTTCGGAGTTACTAAGACATCAGTTGTACGAATGCAACGAACATCACATTCCACTCGACAAGGAAATCAATTTCCTGGAGAACTTTATTGAACTGGAAAAACTAAGACAAAATAAGAACACGCGTATACAGGTTCATTTCACTGACAAACCCGTACCACAGCTAACGATAGCACCCTTTATATTAATGACATTTATTGAAAATGCATTCAAGCATGTATCAGGGAATGAGGCGAACTGGATCAATATTTACCTGGAACTGGAAGGAGAAACGCTGGTATTCAGGGTGAGCAACAGTACGACTGACAAGGCTTGCAGCGAATACAGCGGCATCGGCTTACAGAATGTAAAACGAAGACTGGACCTCTTATACCCAAATGCGTACTGCCTGGAAATAAAAGAATCCACAGATCATTTCAG